A window of Acetonema longum DSM 6540 genomic DNA:
AAAAGGAAAATTGTTGGGGGAGTTAGCATGAAAATTTGCTTTAACCAGGCAACGACAATGAAAAAATCAACCTTGGAAAAAGATTTGGAACTATGCGAGAAATATGGCTATGACCTGATTGAAATCCGGCTGGATCAATTAGAAAACTATCTCAAAAGGCATACTGTTGATGAACTGGCGGCATTTTTCCACAAAAGCAAGATTAAGCCCTATGCTTTTAATGCCTTGGAATTTATCACCTTCCGTGATGCTGCGGGCTATCAGGAGATTAAAAAAAATCTCAGATTCCTCTGTGAAACCGGGGAAAAGATTCATTGCAAGAAGATCGTAGTCGTTCCCACCTTTGACGTAGGAAATTATACGAAAGACCGGATTAAAGAAGAATCCATGAGAGCCCTCAACGATTTGGCCGATTTTGCGGAACAATATGGCGTAAAACTGGCTTATGAATTTGTGGGCTATCCCAATTGCTCGGTAAATACCTTTGGTCAGACTTATGATATTATTAAAACGTTAAACCGGGACAGTGTCGGCATGGTTCTGGATTGTTTCCATTTTCATGCGATGGGTTCCAAAATCGAAGATCTGCAACAAGCTGATGGCCAAAAAATCTTCATTTTCCATATTGATGATGCCGAAGATTTACCTGTCGGCGCCTTGCGTGACAGCAACAGGCTGTGGCCGGGCGAGGGAGCAGTTGATTTAAATGCCGTTCTGGGTACACTCAAAAAAATTGGCTACAGTGAAATGGTTTCGGTTGAATTGTTCCGGCCGGAGTATTGGGATTGGGATATTGAGCAAACGATTAAAGTGGGAAAAGAGAAAACGGAATCAGTTGTCGGCAAGTATTTTGCTATCGGATAACAAATTGGCGAGTAATTTGCTGAGAGTCAAATTGATCGGCTGCCCTTCCACGCAAAAAGAAGTAGAGTCTCTGGGGTTAACCGGCGGGATGGATTGTGAGTATCTGGATTTTTCCTATCATGCCGCCCCGGATCAATTACAGAAAGAGCTGCAGAAAAAGATCGACAACAGCCAGGACTACAGCGCGATTGTTCTGACCTATGGCCGGTGTTCCAAAGCAACCGCCGGCCTGGTGTCGCCTAAGGCGCCGATCGTCTTGCCGCGGGTCCATGACTGCTTCGAACTGCTTTTAGGATGCGGCGAGAAGCGGCGAATGCTGGCTGACAGAAATCCGGCGGCCTATTATTTTAGCGCGGGATGGCTGGATTATGGCCGGAGCCCTTATGCGGAGTACCGGGAATATGTAGAAAGGTATGGAGAAGAGGAAGCCCGCTATCTAATAGAAGCGCTTTATGGAAAATACTGCGAAGCTATCTTTGTCAAAACCTGTCTGCAGGAAGACACGGAAAAATACCGCGTAAAGCTTAAGGAAATCGCAGCATTCTTTTGCTGGGCAGTCGGCGAAGTGGAAGGCGACCTGTCATTATTGCGTGCGCTTGTTACCGGTACGCGCTTGCGGGATGACGTGATTCATATTCCTCCGGGGAAACCTGTATGCTGGGAGAGCTTAGATGAAAGACAGTGCACAGGGGAAGGAGGGGGAAGCAATGAATAGGGTTGTTTTAACGATAATGCCGCAAGGACGGGCACTGAAGGCAGAGCCTGGGACGGGACTGCTGGAAAACCTGCGGGCGATTTTAGGAGAAGATTTTGAATCGCCCTGCGGGGGTGCCGGCTTGTGCGGCAAATGCCAGGTTATGATCCAATGCGGTGAAATATGGGTATCAGCGCTGGCCTGTCAAACCCGGGTTGACCGGAATATGACGGTGCTCCTGCCGGATGGTTCTTTAGGACAAGAGCAGATATTGCGGCAAGGGGCGGTCAGTGAAAAATACGCACTGGAACCGACAATACGGAAAATGCTGCTCGATACTGTTAACAGGAGCAAAGCGGGAGACGGATATCGAAGCCAAATGGACTGGCTTGTCGACCAGGTCGGGAAAGTGGGACGGGAGAAGGAGTGTGACCCGGGACTGGCCCGGCAGTTAGC
This region includes:
- a CDS encoding sugar phosphate isomerase/epimerase family protein, with translation MKICFNQATTMKKSTLEKDLELCEKYGYDLIEIRLDQLENYLKRHTVDELAAFFHKSKIKPYAFNALEFITFRDAAGYQEIKKNLRFLCETGEKIHCKKIVVVPTFDVGNYTKDRIKEESMRALNDLADFAEQYGVKLAYEFVGYPNCSVNTFGQTYDIIKTLNRDSVGMVLDCFHFHAMGSKIEDLQQADGQKIFIFHIDDAEDLPVGALRDSNRLWPGEGAVDLNAVLGTLKKIGYSEMVSVELFRPEYWDWDIEQTIKVGKEKTESVVGKYFAIG
- a CDS encoding DUF1638 domain-containing protein codes for the protein MLRVKLIGCPSTQKEVESLGLTGGMDCEYLDFSYHAAPDQLQKELQKKIDNSQDYSAIVLTYGRCSKATAGLVSPKAPIVLPRVHDCFELLLGCGEKRRMLADRNPAAYYFSAGWLDYGRSPYAEYREYVERYGEEEARYLIEALYGKYCEAIFVKTCLQEDTEKYRVKLKEIAAFFCWAVGEVEGDLSLLRALVTGTRLRDDVIHIPPGKPVCWESLDERQCTGEGGGSNE